Proteins encoded within one genomic window of Nonomuraea gerenzanensis:
- a CDS encoding peptidoglycan D,D-transpeptidase FtsI family protein: MNGTLKRVAVACLAMFALLMVNVNFLQAVRAEEYRTDARNTRNYYDRYAIERGRITAGGKVLAQSVETKDSDFKFVRKYTDGKLYAHVTGYFSPESESAIERSENALLDGSSADLLLRRSIDLFTGEPTRGASVDLTINPKAQKAAYDALRNSGKRGAVIALDPKTGGILAMVSLPTFDPAELSGTSKSEVFKRYDELDQDKSQPLLNRTISQTYPPGSTFKVVTMAAYLEADSSRGPQTTVEAPQRLPLPQTNISLPNYGGAACGSGRVTLVYALEKSCNTPFASMGMELGFDAMKEQTEKFGMGTPVSVPMAAAQSDFGKDYDKAALAMASIGQNSNRMTPLQMAMIAAGIANDGTVMKPYLVNKITDAKNDTIEEADPEALKTDAVSSETAAKLREMMVSVVSNGTANLAQVPGVQVAGKTGTAETATNAPPHAWFISFAPAEDPKVALAVIVESGAANVGAEATGGHTAAPIAKAVLEAVLNK; the protein is encoded by the coding sequence ATGAACGGCACTCTGAAGCGCGTGGCCGTGGCCTGCCTGGCCATGTTCGCGCTCCTGATGGTCAACGTGAACTTCCTCCAGGCCGTACGGGCGGAGGAGTACCGGACGGACGCGCGCAACACCCGCAACTACTACGACCGCTACGCCATCGAGCGCGGCCGCATCACGGCCGGCGGCAAGGTGCTCGCGCAGTCCGTCGAGACCAAGGACAGCGACTTCAAGTTCGTCAGGAAGTACACCGACGGCAAGCTGTACGCGCACGTCACGGGCTACTTCTCGCCCGAGAGCGAGAGCGCGATCGAGCGCAGCGAGAACGCCCTGCTCGACGGCTCCAGCGCCGACCTGCTGCTGCGGCGCAGCATCGACCTGTTCACCGGCGAGCCGACCAGGGGCGCCAGCGTCGACCTCACGATCAACCCGAAGGCCCAGAAGGCGGCCTACGACGCGCTGCGCAACAGCGGCAAGCGCGGCGCCGTGATCGCGCTGGACCCGAAGACCGGGGGGATCCTGGCCATGGTCTCGCTGCCCACGTTCGACCCGGCGGAGCTGTCGGGCACCAGCAAGAGCGAGGTCTTCAAGCGGTACGACGAGCTCGACCAGGACAAGAGCCAGCCGCTGCTCAACCGCACGATCTCGCAGACCTACCCGCCGGGCTCGACGTTCAAGGTCGTGACCATGGCGGCCTACCTGGAGGCCGACTCCTCGCGCGGCCCGCAGACGACCGTGGAGGCGCCGCAGCGGCTGCCGCTGCCCCAGACCAACATCAGCCTGCCCAACTACGGCGGCGCGGCCTGCGGCAGCGGCCGGGTGACGCTGGTTTACGCGCTGGAGAAGTCCTGCAACACGCCCTTCGCCTCGATGGGCATGGAGCTGGGCTTCGACGCGATGAAGGAGCAGACGGAGAAGTTCGGCATGGGCACGCCGGTGTCGGTGCCGATGGCCGCGGCGCAGAGCGACTTCGGCAAGGACTACGACAAGGCCGCGCTGGCCATGGCCTCGATCGGGCAGAACAGCAACCGGATGACGCCGCTGCAGATGGCCATGATCGCGGCGGGCATCGCCAACGACGGCACGGTGATGAAGCCGTACCTCGTCAACAAGATCACGGACGCCAAGAACGACACGATCGAGGAAGCCGACCCCGAAGCGCTGAAGACGGATGCGGTCAGTTCCGAGACGGCGGCCAAGCTGCGCGAGATGATGGTGAGCGTCGTGAGCAACGGCACCGCCAACCTGGCGCAGGTCCCGGGCGTCCAGGTAGCGGGTAAGACAGGCACCGCGGAGACCGCCACCAACGCGCCGCCGCACGCCTGGTTCATCTCCTTCGCGCCCGCCGAGGACCCGAAGGTGGCCCTCGCGGTCATCGTCGAGTCCGGCGCGGCCAACGTCGGGGCAGAGGCGACCGGTGGGCACACCGCCGCGCCGATCGCGAAGGCCGTGCTGGAGGCGGTGCTGAACAAGTGA
- a CDS encoding FtsW/RodA/SpoVE family cell cycle protein produces MSEVAVSPVPMPAKRRGAQLIMLALAVLIVMGAYANVGLAIDGQVPAGMLTYGLSLGGLMLAAYLVLAKFAPWADPLILPLVTLVNGIGLVVIYRLESAPMKGASATNQIVMTGVGVVLFAVTLLVLRDHRALQRLTYTAGLVGVVLLVSPLVPGLGKEINGAQIWIGFGSATIQPAEFAKIALVVFFAGYLVAKRDVLALAGRRLLFIDLPRVRDLGPVLITWAIAIGVLVLQKDLGSSLLLFGGFVVMLYIATQRTSWVLIGILLFVGGAFLAGQLFDHVGARFDAWLDPTNEVYFGNADICLQDPPGDPMCSKSYQSMQGLFGLSAGGILGTGLGQGHPELIPLAFSDFIFNAAGEELGLTGLMAILMIYALIVQRGLRTSLAARDPFSKLLAGGLSFILAWQVFIIVGGVTNLIPLTGLVTPFMSQGGSALLANWILIALLVRTSDAARRPPPQAIQNEGLTQVFQR; encoded by the coding sequence ATGAGCGAAGTCGCGGTCTCCCCCGTCCCGATGCCGGCCAAGCGGCGCGGGGCTCAGCTGATCATGCTCGCGCTCGCGGTCCTGATCGTCATGGGCGCGTACGCCAACGTGGGTCTGGCGATCGACGGCCAGGTGCCCGCCGGCATGCTGACCTACGGCCTGAGCCTGGGCGGCCTGATGCTGGCCGCCTACCTGGTGCTGGCCAAGTTCGCCCCCTGGGCCGACCCGCTGATCCTGCCGCTGGTGACGCTGGTCAACGGCATCGGCCTGGTCGTGATCTACCGGCTGGAGAGCGCGCCCATGAAGGGCGCGTCCGCGACCAACCAGATCGTCATGACCGGGGTCGGCGTCGTGCTCTTCGCCGTGACGCTGCTGGTCCTGCGTGACCACCGGGCGTTGCAGCGGCTGACGTACACCGCCGGGCTGGTCGGCGTGGTACTGCTCGTCTCGCCGCTGGTGCCCGGGCTGGGCAAGGAGATCAACGGCGCGCAGATCTGGATCGGGTTCGGCTCGGCGACCATCCAGCCGGCCGAGTTCGCCAAGATCGCACTGGTCGTCTTCTTCGCCGGCTACCTGGTCGCCAAGCGCGACGTGCTGGCGCTGGCCGGGCGCCGGCTGCTGTTCATCGACCTGCCCAGGGTGCGCGACCTCGGCCCGGTGCTCATCACCTGGGCGATCGCCATCGGCGTGCTGGTGCTGCAGAAGGACCTGGGCTCGTCGCTGCTGCTGTTCGGCGGCTTCGTGGTGATGCTCTACATCGCCACCCAGCGTACGTCGTGGGTGCTCATCGGCATCCTGCTGTTCGTCGGCGGCGCGTTCCTGGCCGGGCAGCTGTTCGACCACGTCGGCGCCCGCTTCGACGCCTGGCTCGACCCGACCAACGAGGTCTACTTCGGCAACGCGGACATCTGCCTCCAGGACCCGCCGGGCGACCCGATGTGCAGCAAGAGCTACCAGAGCATGCAGGGCCTGTTCGGCCTGAGCGCCGGCGGCATCCTGGGCACCGGGCTCGGCCAGGGCCACCCCGAGCTGATCCCGCTGGCCTTCTCCGACTTCATCTTCAACGCCGCGGGCGAGGAGCTCGGCCTGACCGGGCTGATGGCGATCCTGATGATCTACGCGCTGATCGTCCAGCGCGGCCTGCGCACCTCGCTGGCGGCCCGCGACCCCTTCTCCAAGCTCCTGGCGGGCGGCCTGTCGTTCATCCTGGCCTGGCAGGTCTTCATCATCGTCGGAGGCGTGACCAACCTCATCCCGCTGACCGGTCTGGTGACGCCCTTCATGTCCCAGGGCGGCTCGGCCCTCCTGGCTAACTGGATCCTTATCGCGCTGCTGGTACGAACGTCAGATGCCGCCAGACGCCCCCCGCCTCAAGCGATCCAGAACGAAGGACTGACGCAGGTGTTCCAGCGATGA
- a CDS encoding Stp1/IreP family PP2C-type Ser/Thr phosphatase gives MTIALRYAARSDVGLLREGNEDSAYASGRLLAVADGMGGHAHGEVASSVAIAAMASLEEAQQGGDLLNAIEAAVRDANRKLHEMVGRDPSLKGMGTTLTAMLWNGTQVALVHVGDSRAYLLRRGELYQITHDHTLVQQLVDDGRITPEEAATHPQRSILLRALDGSGEVDPDLTLREAQVGDRYLLCSDGLSGVVSAETLHATLTNIDDPEEVVRQLIDLANRGGGPDNITCVLADVLEITDGQQVPVEAAVVGAAGMSRLHGSPQDTSPGRVNAVTAPQPVITDDEFDEQDVPQASRRSGRRRRVWPVLVTVFGIGVVAVGVGGYFGYQWTQDQFFVGARGDEVVVFQGIQRELGPFPLFHVSKPTGKQLSKLSEADQALIRSGIPVTTEAEGITRINSLKFADSEPKEEQETTAEASPTPTPSASATATKTKQQ, from the coding sequence ATGACCATCGCACTCCGCTACGCCGCCCGCTCGGACGTCGGCCTCCTCCGCGAAGGGAACGAGGACTCGGCGTACGCTAGCGGCCGCCTGCTCGCTGTCGCCGACGGCATGGGCGGGCACGCACACGGCGAGGTGGCGAGCTCAGTCGCCATCGCCGCCATGGCCTCTCTGGAAGAGGCCCAACAGGGGGGTGACCTGCTCAACGCCATCGAGGCAGCGGTACGCGACGCCAACCGCAAGCTGCACGAAATGGTGGGGCGGGATCCCAGCCTCAAGGGCATGGGCACGACTCTGACGGCCATGCTCTGGAACGGCACCCAGGTCGCCCTGGTGCACGTGGGCGACTCGCGCGCCTACCTGCTCAGGCGCGGGGAGCTCTACCAGATCACGCATGACCACACGCTGGTGCAGCAGCTCGTCGACGACGGGCGCATCACGCCGGAAGAGGCGGCCACGCATCCGCAGCGCTCGATCCTGCTGCGCGCACTCGACGGCAGCGGTGAGGTCGATCCCGACCTCACGCTGCGCGAGGCGCAGGTGGGCGATCGCTACCTCCTGTGCTCCGACGGCCTGTCGGGCGTGGTGAGCGCCGAGACGCTGCACGCCACGCTCACCAACATCGACGACCCGGAAGAGGTCGTCCGCCAGCTCATCGACCTGGCGAACAGAGGAGGCGGGCCCGACAACATCACCTGCGTGCTGGCCGACGTGCTCGAGATCACCGACGGGCAGCAGGTGCCCGTCGAGGCCGCCGTCGTCGGCGCCGCGGGCATGAGCCGGCTGCACGGTAGTCCACAGGACACCTCGCCGGGGCGAGTCAACGCGGTGACCGCACCCCAGCCGGTGATCACCGATGACGAGTTCGACGAGCAGGACGTCCCCCAGGCGTCCCGCCGGTCGGGCAGGCGTCGTCGCGTGTGGCCCGTGCTGGTCACCGTGTTCGGCATCGGTGTCGTCGCCGTCGGCGTCGGCGGTTACTTTGGATATCAGTGGACTCAGGACCAGTTCTTCGTCGGTGCTAGGGGCGACGAAGTGGTCGTGTTCCAGGGGATCCAGAGGGAGTTGGGGCCGTTTCCGCTCTTCCACGTCTCCAAGCCCACGGGCAAGCAGCTGTCCAAGCTGTCCGAGGCCGACCAGGCGCTGATCAGGAGCGGCATCCCCGTCACCACCGAAGCCGAGGGCATAACGAGGATCAACAGCTTGAAGTTCGCCGACTCAGAGCCGAAGGAAGAGCAAGAGACCACCGCGGAGGCGAGCCCCACCCCCACGCCGTCCGCGTCGGCCACCGCCACCAAGACGAAACAGCAGTAG
- a CDS encoding FHA domain-containing protein FhaB/FipA has translation MSELTLLLIRLAFLAVLWFFVIAAVGVIRTDLFGSRTAPAGARKTAKVAKPVAKPKSKKGEPRQLIVTGGPLQGTTIDLTETPITIGRANDATLVVTDDYASSRHARLFPQDGQWIVEDLGSTNGTYLDRSKVTRPTPVPLGVPIRVGKTVIELRK, from the coding sequence ATGTCCGAGCTCACGCTGCTGCTGATCCGGCTCGCTTTCCTGGCGGTGCTGTGGTTCTTCGTCATTGCCGCAGTCGGCGTGATCCGGACTGACTTGTTCGGCTCACGCACGGCTCCCGCGGGCGCACGTAAGACCGCGAAAGTGGCCAAACCCGTGGCCAAGCCCAAGAGCAAGAAGGGCGAGCCACGCCAGCTCATCGTCACCGGTGGCCCACTCCAAGGCACCACCATCGACCTCACGGAGACGCCCATCACCATTGGCCGGGCCAATGACGCCACGCTGGTAGTCACCGACGACTACGCTTCCAGCCGGCACGCCCGGCTCTTCCCTCAGGACGGTCAATGGATCGTGGAAGATCTTGGGTCCACCAACGGCACGTATCTCGACCGCTCGAAAGTCACCCGCCCGACCCCGGTGCCGCTCGGTGTTCCGATCCGCGTCGGCAAGACAGTCATTGAATTGCGCAAATGA
- a CDS encoding FhaA domain-containing protein produces MGVLQRFERRLEGLVEGAFARAFKSDLQPVEVASAVQREMDERAAIVAQGRTLVPNDFVVELSTTDSERLEVYADSISHELANLAREYAKEQGYSFVGPVRVRFETAGDLAVGLFRIRSGVIRGATVEQDEIRQPASDLPPSRPHAFNGRPRLLVSTQDDPQGDRSYELTTPVTLLGRGTDCDLRLVDPGVSRHHAELRVEGQTVVLVDLGSTNGTFVNGQPVRRIELQNGTRVTLGRTTLVFRRD; encoded by the coding sequence GTGGGAGTCCTTCAGCGCTTCGAGCGAAGGCTCGAAGGCCTGGTGGAGGGAGCCTTTGCGCGGGCGTTCAAATCTGACCTTCAGCCGGTCGAGGTCGCCAGCGCGGTTCAGCGGGAGATGGATGAGCGTGCGGCGATCGTCGCTCAAGGTCGCACGCTCGTGCCCAACGACTTCGTGGTGGAGCTGTCCACGACCGACAGCGAGAGGCTTGAGGTCTACGCCGACAGCATCAGCCACGAGCTGGCCAACCTCGCCAGGGAGTACGCCAAGGAACAGGGCTACTCCTTTGTGGGACCGGTCCGGGTCCGCTTCGAGACCGCAGGCGACCTGGCTGTGGGTCTGTTCCGCATCCGATCGGGCGTCATCCGTGGCGCGACGGTCGAGCAGGACGAGATCCGTCAGCCGGCGAGCGACCTGCCTCCGTCGAGGCCGCACGCGTTCAACGGGCGGCCGCGGCTGCTCGTCTCCACCCAGGATGATCCGCAGGGCGACCGCTCCTACGAGCTCACCACTCCGGTGACCTTGCTCGGCAGGGGCACCGACTGCGATCTTCGTCTCGTCGATCCAGGCGTCTCGCGGCACCATGCGGAGCTGCGCGTCGAGGGCCAGACCGTGGTTCTGGTGGATCTCGGATCGACGAACGGCACTTTCGTCAATGGCCAGCCGGTACGCAGGATCGAGCTCCAGAACGGCACGCGAGTGACGTTGGGGCGCACGACTCTGGTGTTCCGGCGCGATTAG
- a CDS encoding hemolysin family protein, whose amino-acid sequence MTMIILSLALLAFNALFVAAEFAFVSSRRHRLEEMAVGGNRLVRLAARSAAGGSRQLSLMLAGAQLGITLCTLGLGQVTEPALEHYLEPVFAAIGVPEAMRLPIALVIALALVTFLHMVIGEMAPKSWALTHPERAALVLTFPFRAFTTVMRPLLSTLNALTNLILHLFGVQARDELATTRTPRQLAMLVGESGRMGLLDREEHDLLTRALRLDDEGIERLMVPIDRVVKVRATATATEIRTTAAGSAHLRLLVEGPNGVEGALHVREALLKPESKAADLVRPLPKLACTTQVPEAVTALQEARSHLALVTNAAQDVIGMVSLTDLVGELLDTRAA is encoded by the coding sequence ATGACCATGATCATTCTGAGCCTGGCGCTGCTGGCCTTCAACGCGCTCTTCGTGGCCGCGGAGTTCGCCTTCGTCTCCTCCCGGCGCCACCGCCTGGAGGAGATGGCCGTAGGCGGCAACCGGCTCGTCAGGCTCGCCGCCAGGTCAGCGGCGGGTGGCAGCAGGCAGCTCTCGCTCATGCTGGCGGGCGCCCAGCTCGGCATCACGCTGTGCACCCTGGGCCTCGGTCAGGTGACCGAGCCGGCGCTGGAGCACTATCTGGAGCCGGTCTTCGCGGCCATCGGGGTGCCGGAGGCCATGCGGCTGCCCATCGCGCTGGTGATCGCGCTGGCGCTGGTGACGTTCCTGCACATGGTCATCGGCGAGATGGCCCCGAAGTCCTGGGCGCTGACCCACCCCGAGCGGGCGGCGCTCGTGCTGACCTTCCCGTTCAGGGCCTTCACCACGGTCATGCGCCCGCTGCTGTCGACGCTGAACGCGCTGACGAACCTGATCCTGCACCTGTTCGGCGTCCAGGCGCGCGACGAGCTGGCCACGACCAGGACCCCTCGCCAGCTCGCCATGCTGGTCGGCGAGTCCGGCCGGATGGGCCTGCTGGACCGGGAGGAGCACGACCTGCTCACCCGGGCGCTGCGGCTGGACGACGAGGGCATCGAGCGCCTCATGGTGCCCATCGACCGGGTGGTCAAGGTACGGGCGACGGCGACGGCCACCGAGATCAGGACCACGGCGGCGGGCAGCGCCCACCTCAGGCTCCTGGTCGAGGGGCCGAACGGCGTCGAGGGCGCCCTGCACGTCCGCGAGGCCCTGCTGAAGCCGGAGAGCAAGGCCGCCGACCTCGTCAGGCCGCTGCCCAAGCTGGCGTGCACCACGCAGGTCCCCGAGGCCGTCACGGCCCTTCAGGAGGCGCGGTCCCACCTCGCCCTGGTGACGAACGCGGCGCAGGACGTCATCGGCATGGTCAGCCTCACCGACCTGGTGGGCGAGCTGCTCGACACCAGAGCGGCGTAG
- a CDS encoding hemolysin family protein yields the protein MSAYLGLLALLLLTAATGYFVAQEFAFVAADRGVLREQAAAGDTRADKALQVTSRLSFMLSGAQLGITVTALLVGFLAEPAIATIVRPWLADAGLSDGMITGLSVAIGVFVATVVQMVFGELAPKNLGIARPEQVAKFLARSTLVYLAVVGPVVKLFDSAATGLLRRVGIEPVEEVEHGATPEELSRIIAESTQAGELPPRLSDLLERALEFGDRTAEEIMVPRPRVMVLRTSQPISDLLAVMRECGHSRYPVVGQDGDVAGVTGVRELLASGLEEGSIAAITRPALLVPDSVPLPAVLDRMRAAKDDIVCVIDEYGGLAGVITIEDLAEELVGELVDENDPEPVGAVEHPGGVWEVPGSLRLDEVERATGVSLPESDDYDTLAGLVLARLGRMPNPGDTVTVPIDANTDPFAEDAEDHQAELTVISLNRRVPEWVRLTPLRHAEATSR from the coding sequence GTGAGCGCCTATCTCGGGCTGCTGGCCCTGTTGCTTCTCACCGCGGCGACCGGCTATTTCGTCGCCCAGGAGTTCGCCTTCGTCGCCGCCGACCGGGGGGTGCTGCGCGAGCAGGCCGCCGCCGGCGACACCCGCGCCGACAAGGCACTCCAAGTCACTTCCCGCTTGTCCTTCATGCTCTCCGGCGCCCAGCTCGGCATCACCGTGACGGCGCTGCTGGTCGGTTTCCTGGCCGAGCCGGCGATCGCCACGATCGTACGGCCGTGGCTGGCCGACGCGGGCCTGTCCGACGGCATGATCACCGGCCTGTCCGTGGCCATCGGCGTCTTCGTGGCGACCGTGGTCCAGATGGTGTTCGGCGAGCTGGCGCCCAAGAATCTCGGTATCGCCAGGCCGGAGCAGGTGGCCAAGTTCCTGGCCCGCTCGACGCTGGTCTACCTGGCGGTCGTCGGCCCGGTGGTCAAGCTGTTCGACTCGGCCGCCACGGGCCTGCTCAGACGCGTCGGCATCGAGCCCGTGGAGGAGGTGGAGCACGGCGCCACGCCCGAGGAGCTGTCCCGCATCATCGCGGAGTCGACCCAGGCGGGCGAGCTGCCGCCGCGCCTGTCCGACCTCCTGGAGCGGGCGCTGGAGTTCGGCGACCGCACAGCGGAGGAGATCATGGTCCCCCGCCCCCGGGTGATGGTCCTGCGTACCTCGCAGCCGATCAGCGACCTGCTCGCGGTCATGCGCGAGTGCGGCCACTCCCGCTACCCGGTCGTGGGCCAGGACGGCGACGTGGCGGGGGTCACCGGCGTGCGCGAGCTGCTCGCCTCCGGCCTTGAGGAGGGCAGCATCGCCGCGATCACCCGCCCCGCCCTGCTGGTGCCCGACTCGGTGCCGCTGCCCGCCGTCCTCGACAGGATGCGGGCGGCCAAGGACGACATCGTCTGCGTCATCGACGAGTACGGCGGCCTGGCGGGCGTCATCACCATCGAGGACCTGGCCGAGGAGCTGGTCGGCGAGCTGGTGGACGAGAACGACCCCGAGCCCGTGGGCGCCGTCGAGCACCCGGGCGGCGTCTGGGAGGTCCCGGGCAGCCTGCGCCTCGACGAGGTCGAGCGCGCCACGGGGGTGTCGCTGCCGGAGAGCGACGATTACGACACCCTCGCCGGTCTGGTGCTGGCCAGGCTGGGCAGGATGCCGAACCCCGGCGACACAGTGACCGTACCGATCGACGCCAACACCGACCCCTTCGCGGAAGACGCGGAGGACCACCAGGCGGAGCTGACGGTGATCTCGCTCAACAGGCGAGTGCCCGAATGGGTGCGCCTGACGCCCCTGCGGCACGCGGAGGCGACGTCCCGATGA
- a CDS encoding LCP family protein, producing MTEDDRTRAMRSPGDGRPLPPRPSDGLRSGGAPAHRLPSAEPGAPTHKLPTAAQVPESPRVDEPPRSSSRVYGRARSGKSPIRPFKSRGEEPPKGPGGPVSRGGPRGPRRRLSLKAIVTIVAGFLVVLLVAALALFFVVDSRLVGIDGVLDDYEGRPADTPGTNWLLVGSDSRKGLTAAQRKKLATGQAAGQRTDSMMLLHIPEGSDKPTLVSLPRDSAVTIPGKSRDKLNSAYAIGGPKLLVRTVEAATGVHVDHYMEIGFAGFVDIVDAIGGVEINVRAAVNDPKAGLKLKKGVQTLSGSQALGYVRTRKGGALPDFERTKRQRQFLGAVVKKAASPGVLLNPFTSIPLAFSATDAVEVDSGTGAFNMLSLGLAMGDSPVTTVVPFGGNEVIPGGGTAVKWDRTKALALFDALKEDKPVPKDVVDAG from the coding sequence GTGACCGAGGACGACCGGACCCGGGCCATGCGCTCACCAGGCGACGGCCGCCCCCTGCCACCACGGCCCAGTGACGGCCTGCGCTCGGGGGGCGCGCCCGCTCACCGGCTCCCCTCGGCGGAGCCGGGAGCGCCCACGCACAAACTTCCCACCGCCGCCCAGGTGCCCGAGTCGCCCCGGGTGGACGAGCCGCCCCGGTCGAGCTCGCGGGTCTACGGGCGGGCACGCTCGGGCAAGAGCCCGATCAGGCCGTTCAAGTCGCGGGGCGAGGAGCCGCCGAAGGGGCCGGGCGGGCCCGTGTCACGCGGCGGCCCCAGGGGGCCGCGCAGGCGGCTGTCCCTGAAGGCGATCGTGACCATCGTCGCCGGGTTCCTGGTGGTGTTACTGGTCGCGGCTCTCGCGCTGTTCTTCGTGGTCGACTCCCGGCTGGTGGGCATCGACGGGGTGCTCGACGACTACGAGGGCCGGCCCGCCGACACCCCGGGCACCAACTGGCTGCTCGTCGGCTCCGACAGCCGCAAGGGCCTGACCGCCGCCCAGCGCAAGAAGCTGGCCACGGGGCAGGCGGCCGGGCAGCGTACGGACTCGATGATGTTGCTGCACATCCCCGAGGGCAGCGACAAGCCCACGCTGGTCAGCCTGCCGCGCGACTCGGCCGTCACCATCCCGGGCAAGAGCCGTGACAAGCTCAACTCCGCGTACGCCATCGGCGGGCCCAAGCTGCTCGTCCGCACCGTGGAGGCGGCCACCGGGGTGCACGTCGACCATTACATGGAGATCGGCTTCGCCGGGTTCGTGGACATCGTGGACGCCATCGGCGGGGTCGAGATCAACGTCCGGGCGGCCGTGAACGATCCGAAGGCGGGCCTGAAGCTGAAGAAGGGCGTCCAGACGCTCAGCGGCTCGCAGGCGCTCGGTTACGTGCGCACCCGCAAGGGCGGCGCGCTGCCCGACTTCGAGCGGACCAAGCGGCAGCGGCAGTTCCTCGGCGCGGTGGTGAAGAAGGCCGCCAGCCCCGGCGTGCTGCTCAACCCGTTCACCTCGATCCCGCTGGCCTTCAGCGCCACGGACGCGGTCGAGGTCGACTCGGGCACGGGCGCGTTCAACATGCTCTCGCTGGGGCTGGCCATGGGCGACAGCCCGGTGACCACGGTGGTGCCGTTCGGCGGCAACGAGGTGATCCCCGGCGGCGGCACGGCGGTCAAGTGGGACCGGACCAAGGCGCTGGCGCTGTTCGACGCGCTGAAGGAGGACAAGCCGGTGCCGAAGGACGTGGTGGACGCCGGCTGA
- a CDS encoding GOLPH3/VPS74 family protein, producing the protein MTVTIAEELLLLAYSDDKGTPLINVTRLDPAVAGAVLAELAVARRIEVTGRLLKKLTVTDPAPLGDQELDAALAAIAAKRGTRSPAWWVHELQSQKLRGRLLSRLAAAGILSERRGRVLGLFPVTRWPEAHPGAEANVRERVSAVLAGAHPDDRTAALIAITHAAGLSRKVFPGASRRRVKELAKGTWAADAVAQTISAIGTAVMTTSTSSSSGSGSGSGGGDGGGGGDGGDGGGGGGD; encoded by the coding sequence ATGACGGTGACGATCGCCGAGGAGCTCCTCCTGCTCGCCTACAGCGACGACAAGGGCACGCCGCTCATCAACGTCACGCGGCTCGACCCGGCGGTCGCGGGGGCCGTCCTGGCGGAGCTGGCCGTCGCCCGGCGCATCGAGGTGACGGGCAGGCTGCTCAAGAAGCTGACGGTCACCGATCCGGCCCCGCTCGGCGACCAGGAGCTGGACGCCGCCCTGGCCGCCATCGCCGCCAAGCGGGGCACCAGGAGCCCGGCCTGGTGGGTGCACGAGCTGCAGTCGCAGAAGCTGCGCGGCCGCCTGCTCTCCCGGCTGGCGGCGGCGGGCATCCTGAGCGAGCGGCGCGGCAGGGTCCTGGGGCTCTTCCCCGTCACCCGCTGGCCGGAGGCGCACCCCGGGGCGGAGGCGAACGTCAGGGAGCGCGTGTCCGCCGTTCTGGCGGGCGCCCACCCCGACGACCGCACGGCCGCCCTGATCGCGATCACGCACGCGGCCGGGCTGAGCCGCAAGGTGTTCCCCGGCGCGAGCAGAAGGCGCGTCAAGGAGCTCGCCAAGGGCACGTGGGCGGCCGACGCGGTCGCCCAGACCATCTCCGCCATCGGGACCGCCGTCATGACGACCAGCACCTCGTCCTCCAGCGGAAGCGGAAGCGGAAGCGGAGGCGGAGACGGAGGCGGCGGCGGTGACGGGGGCGACGGCGGTGGTGGCGGCGGCGACTGA
- a CDS encoding TenA family protein — MNVSERLHAIGRPLLLAQLDHPTVAGIGRGDLPEPVFRSWLEQDYLFLLDYVRVFARLAWQAPDAHLGDLVDLAHTTFHDELSLHRTMSAEFGADLEKAVKGPACAAYTGFLLESAGSYAEGLAALYPCMWGYSHLGRILAEHPPAEPRYRAWVDTYADPGFAALTTRIGRMIDEARPDPDRAERLFTEGMRHELAFWDVP; from the coding sequence ATGAACGTTTCGGAGAGGTTGCACGCCATCGGCCGCCCGCTGCTCCTGGCGCAGCTCGACCACCCCACGGTGGCCGGGATCGGGCGCGGTGATCTGCCGGAGCCGGTGTTCCGGTCGTGGCTGGAGCAGGACTACCTGTTCCTGCTGGACTACGTGCGGGTCTTCGCCCGGCTGGCCTGGCAGGCGCCCGACGCGCACCTGGGCGACCTGGTGGACCTGGCGCACACCACCTTCCACGACGAGCTGAGCCTGCACCGGACGATGTCGGCGGAGTTCGGGGCCGACCTGGAGAAGGCGGTGAAGGGGCCGGCGTGCGCGGCGTACACGGGGTTCCTGCTGGAGTCGGCGGGCTCGTACGCGGAGGGGCTGGCGGCGCTGTACCCGTGCATGTGGGGCTATTCCCACCTGGGGCGCATCCTGGCGGAGCACCCGCCCGCGGAGCCGCGCTACCGGGCCTGGGTGGACACGTACGCGGACCCGGGGTTCGCGGCCCTCACCACGCGCATCGGGCGGATGATCGACGAGGCCCGGCCGGACCCGGACCGCGCGGAGCGGCTGTTCACCGAGGGGATGCGGCACGAGCTGGCCTTCTGGGACGTGCCCTAG